In the Phaseolus vulgaris cultivar G19833 chromosome 7, P. vulgaris v2.0, whole genome shotgun sequence genome, one interval contains:
- the LOC137828955 gene encoding cleavage stimulating factor 64 isoform X1, with the protein MAGKQVGGEDLSVNLAGMSKNQLYDIVSQMKSLIEQNQQQARQILIQNPTLTKALFQAQIMLGMVQAPQVVPKVQPMVLQNNQQSVQPTQQPSTQPAPLLPGHGGVQDQAGVSQTQIPLRKHHNQSSVPVSSAVPAMNHQSQPMSAHSLPMPQQPKGHLTPQVASLPQSSQLPNIPTPSLHSLSQPLHPTQMPTASSQLQQQLQTSGFPHMPLQQPLPPQIRPPPAVPTFHPQYPPQMGANLGFQHAGASHNLSQSMFHPGSKPPSSVGSAFPQGQTQLPNQKSSQPPYQIGNMPLGPDFGNQSGNAMQVDRGSLISGPSDNLAHLSGPPGLPYGVSGSMGAANQALRPPALTPEMEKALLQQVMSLTPEQINLLPPEQRNQVLQLQQMLRH; encoded by the exons ATGGCTGGAAAACAGGTTGGCGGCGAGGACTTGTCGGTAAACCTAGCCGGAATGTCGAAGAACCAGCTCTACGACATCGTGTCTCAGATGAAG AGTCTGATAGAACAGAACCAGCAACAGGCCAGACAGATCCTAATCCAAAACCCTACGTTAACCAAAGCGCTTTTCCAG GCACAAATTATGCTTGGAATGGTGCAAGCACCTCAAGTG GTTCCAAAAGTTCAACCAATGGTGTTGCAGAACAATCAGCAGTCAGTACAGCCAACACAACAACCAAGTACTCAGCCTGCTCCGTTATTGCCTGGGCATGGTGGTGTACAGGATCAAGCAGGTGTATCTCAAACACAGATTCCTCTGAGGAAACATCATAACCAATCTTCAGTGCCAGTTTCATCTGCTGTTCCTGCAATGAATCATCAATCCCAGCCCATGTCTGCACATTCTTTGCCAATGCCACAGCAGCCTAAAGGACATCTTACTCCCCAAGTGGCATCTCTTCCACAATCATCACAACTTCCTAACATACCTACACCTTCACTTCATTCATTGTCACAACCTCTTCATCCTACTCAAATGCCAACTGCTTCCAGTCAGTTACAGCAACAATTGCAGACATCTGGATTTCCGCATATGCCTCTGCAACAACCACTGCCACCACAGATTAGACCACCACCTGCAGTGCCAACCTTCCATCCCCAATATCCCCCACAAATGGGTGCGAACTTAGGTTTTCAACATGCTGGTGCTTCTCACAACCTTTCACAGTCTATGTTTCAT CCAGGTTCAAAACCCCCTTCTAGCGTTGGATCTGCATTCCCACAGGGGCAGACACAACTTCCAAATCAAAAATCATCTCAGCCACCTTATCAG ATTGGGAATATGCCTTTAGGCCCCGATTTTGGCAATCAATCTGGAAATGCTATGCAAGTAGACAGAGGGTCTTTGATATCTGGTCCCTCAGATAACCTAGCACATCTTTCTGGTCCTCCTGGACTACCATACGGAGTTTCTGGGTCGATGGGTGCTGCTAATCAAGCTCTTCGACCTCCTGCg TTAACACCAGAGATGGAGAAAGCTCTGCTTCAACAGGTCATGAGCCTCACACCAGAGCAGATAAATCTGCTGCCTCCAGAGCAAAGAAATCAAGTGCTGCAGCTACAGCAGATGTTGCGTCATTGA
- the LOC137828955 gene encoding cleavage stimulating factor 64 isoform X2, which translates to MAGKQVGGEDLSVNLAGMSKNQLYDIVSQMKAQIMLGMVQAPQVVPKVQPMVLQNNQQSVQPTQQPSTQPAPLLPGHGGVQDQAGVSQTQIPLRKHHNQSSVPVSSAVPAMNHQSQPMSAHSLPMPQQPKGHLTPQVASLPQSSQLPNIPTPSLHSLSQPLHPTQMPTASSQLQQQLQTSGFPHMPLQQPLPPQIRPPPAVPTFHPQYPPQMGANLGFQHAGASHNLSQSMFHPGSKPPSSVGSAFPQGQTQLPNQKSSQPPYQIGNMPLGPDFGNQSGNAMQVDRGSLISGPSDNLAHLSGPPGLPYGVSGSMGAANQALRPPALTPEMEKALLQQVMSLTPEQINLLPPEQRNQVLQLQQMLRH; encoded by the exons ATGGCTGGAAAACAGGTTGGCGGCGAGGACTTGTCGGTAAACCTAGCCGGAATGTCGAAGAACCAGCTCTACGACATCGTGTCTCAGATGAAG GCACAAATTATGCTTGGAATGGTGCAAGCACCTCAAGTG GTTCCAAAAGTTCAACCAATGGTGTTGCAGAACAATCAGCAGTCAGTACAGCCAACACAACAACCAAGTACTCAGCCTGCTCCGTTATTGCCTGGGCATGGTGGTGTACAGGATCAAGCAGGTGTATCTCAAACACAGATTCCTCTGAGGAAACATCATAACCAATCTTCAGTGCCAGTTTCATCTGCTGTTCCTGCAATGAATCATCAATCCCAGCCCATGTCTGCACATTCTTTGCCAATGCCACAGCAGCCTAAAGGACATCTTACTCCCCAAGTGGCATCTCTTCCACAATCATCACAACTTCCTAACATACCTACACCTTCACTTCATTCATTGTCACAACCTCTTCATCCTACTCAAATGCCAACTGCTTCCAGTCAGTTACAGCAACAATTGCAGACATCTGGATTTCCGCATATGCCTCTGCAACAACCACTGCCACCACAGATTAGACCACCACCTGCAGTGCCAACCTTCCATCCCCAATATCCCCCACAAATGGGTGCGAACTTAGGTTTTCAACATGCTGGTGCTTCTCACAACCTTTCACAGTCTATGTTTCAT CCAGGTTCAAAACCCCCTTCTAGCGTTGGATCTGCATTCCCACAGGGGCAGACACAACTTCCAAATCAAAAATCATCTCAGCCACCTTATCAG ATTGGGAATATGCCTTTAGGCCCCGATTTTGGCAATCAATCTGGAAATGCTATGCAAGTAGACAGAGGGTCTTTGATATCTGGTCCCTCAGATAACCTAGCACATCTTTCTGGTCCTCCTGGACTACCATACGGAGTTTCTGGGTCGATGGGTGCTGCTAATCAAGCTCTTCGACCTCCTGCg TTAACACCAGAGATGGAGAAAGCTCTGCTTCAACAGGTCATGAGCCTCACACCAGAGCAGATAAATCTGCTGCCTCCAGAGCAAAGAAATCAAGTGCTGCAGCTACAGCAGATGTTGCGTCATTGA
- the LOC137828955 gene encoding cleavage stimulating factor 64 isoform X3, whose translation MKLFFVAQIMLGMVQAPQVVPKVQPMVLQNNQQSVQPTQQPSTQPAPLLPGHGGVQDQAGVSQTQIPLRKHHNQSSVPVSSAVPAMNHQSQPMSAHSLPMPQQPKGHLTPQVASLPQSSQLPNIPTPSLHSLSQPLHPTQMPTASSQLQQQLQTSGFPHMPLQQPLPPQIRPPPAVPTFHPQYPPQMGANLGFQHAGASHNLSQSMFHPGSKPPSSVGSAFPQGQTQLPNQKSSQPPYQIGNMPLGPDFGNQSGNAMQVDRGSLISGPSDNLAHLSGPPGLPYGVSGSMGAANQALRPPALTPEMEKALLQQVMSLTPEQINLLPPEQRNQVLQLQQMLRH comes from the exons ATGAAGttattttttgtg GCACAAATTATGCTTGGAATGGTGCAAGCACCTCAAGTG GTTCCAAAAGTTCAACCAATGGTGTTGCAGAACAATCAGCAGTCAGTACAGCCAACACAACAACCAAGTACTCAGCCTGCTCCGTTATTGCCTGGGCATGGTGGTGTACAGGATCAAGCAGGTGTATCTCAAACACAGATTCCTCTGAGGAAACATCATAACCAATCTTCAGTGCCAGTTTCATCTGCTGTTCCTGCAATGAATCATCAATCCCAGCCCATGTCTGCACATTCTTTGCCAATGCCACAGCAGCCTAAAGGACATCTTACTCCCCAAGTGGCATCTCTTCCACAATCATCACAACTTCCTAACATACCTACACCTTCACTTCATTCATTGTCACAACCTCTTCATCCTACTCAAATGCCAACTGCTTCCAGTCAGTTACAGCAACAATTGCAGACATCTGGATTTCCGCATATGCCTCTGCAACAACCACTGCCACCACAGATTAGACCACCACCTGCAGTGCCAACCTTCCATCCCCAATATCCCCCACAAATGGGTGCGAACTTAGGTTTTCAACATGCTGGTGCTTCTCACAACCTTTCACAGTCTATGTTTCAT CCAGGTTCAAAACCCCCTTCTAGCGTTGGATCTGCATTCCCACAGGGGCAGACACAACTTCCAAATCAAAAATCATCTCAGCCACCTTATCAG ATTGGGAATATGCCTTTAGGCCCCGATTTTGGCAATCAATCTGGAAATGCTATGCAAGTAGACAGAGGGTCTTTGATATCTGGTCCCTCAGATAACCTAGCACATCTTTCTGGTCCTCCTGGACTACCATACGGAGTTTCTGGGTCGATGGGTGCTGCTAATCAAGCTCTTCGACCTCCTGCg TTAACACCAGAGATGGAGAAAGCTCTGCTTCAACAGGTCATGAGCCTCACACCAGAGCAGATAAATCTGCTGCCTCCAGAGCAAAGAAATCAAGTGCTGCAGCTACAGCAGATGTTGCGTCATTGA